In Apis cerana isolate GH-2021 linkage group LG3, AcerK_1.0, whole genome shotgun sequence, the sequence aaattataatgccCTGGATAATTTGTGTGTAATACAAACTTCTTAACACATTGAGTTTTGGCATCAAATAAAACATCCTACgagcgataaaatatttaaatgtattttttagcTTGTTTTATTAGATCGTTtacattaagaaaattttttaccaatcctaaagtaaaataattatagaagaaaTCCGACCGTCTTATTTTATCACGTTTATGTGCATGAGGACTATGAATACGCATTTTATCCTCGgctttaaaaaatacacgagATGGTGCTCCTAAAGCACTTAAAACATCTTCACAAGTATCCCCAAATAACACCTATAATtaggtataaaaaaaaagaataaagaaaattgtattacgAATACTTTaagtattacattaaataaatcattttataaaacactcataatactaaaaaaaattaaaatatactataaagatataacataaacaatataaaataaataatataatataaaatataacctcTTTGGTTAAGCAACGTTTTTTCGGTTCCAATAATACTCTTGTTACAGAGCTACCTTCAGTGAAGAGATGCAATTTAAGACCTCGTGTACGCATTTTGTCACGTATGACATCTGCCTTTTCTAAATACAAATTGTTATGATAGCAGACCTAACAAAATATGCTTatgtaatatcaattttatttttatatatgttataatactaacaaaaaataattacgagtGGTAAAGGTGGTGGTGGTGCTTTTAAATTGTGTTCATCACTTCCACCTCCAGCACCCATATTACCCACATAAATAGCTGTTTTTGCTACAAGAGGAGAAGTTCCATTTGGAAATTGCAATGATCCTAATCCATGTGCATATCCAGGTTGGAACTTTGAGTCAATGgggaaataaaatgataatcctcgaaaatttaatacaaatacctataaaaaaatatattttggttccataaattttgattaagtagaagtataaatggaaatatcaTACTTGTTTGTCACTATCATAAACACCAGGATGAGTTGCTCCAAAGGAATGCTCAATCTGTTCAATAGATGGCAAAACCTCTGGTGAATTGAATGGCAAACCACAATATTTGAGTTTAACTAACTTCATGTTATAAATCTCAATTATTTTGAGCCTTTGCACCACTGGATCGAATATAAGTCGAACTCCATCATGAGGTAAGTTTATTACTAAATCTACATCTAAaggattctataaatatatatacatatatatatatatatatattaattttatatgaatgaaaaatataataataatgctttAATTAAGTGTTCTGTTAATATATACTCACACTATCGCTATAAAGTACTTGTACTCCCCTTATAATGCCCACTTGGGATTGTATTATTGATACAGATTGGGAAAAATGCATACCTGAAAtagttattcttttaaaaaatgattcttcaGATTTCATCGCtttgatttttctaattactcttatttttccatattaatttcatccaTATACGCATTAACAATCATTTAACATAATtccatgatttttattaaatttatatttatttttaaaataatattttactccatcaaataatatcaaattttaattaattatcattctattaatttatatgattttagaaTCTTAAACAATTAgtctatatttgtaaaaaaaattatataataagtaataaaatattcataacaagcaccattttctttgtttacgTGCGATTGTCAAACGAGATGTTTACAAATAGAACGAAATAGTAAAGTGCGAATGCTGACATGACAGTAACATCAATAAGATCAATTAGACGCTGTAAGAATATTCTCTGATTGtcgatcattttataaattattataaattaattcgatcaTCGTAAAATTATGCGTAATACGACTTAGCCGTGATACATCATTAGTGTTTCGTCACTTGCCTAAAATAAATTCCCACTGCTCGCAACCGAGGGATCTTTCGGGCACCACCTCGAGTTCCAACATTCTATCGATTCTATtgtttctcttattttaaattaaactatagGATGCACAACGCGTCTCCAAATATCATGAGAACTGCGTTGTTTCTTTGTCTACGTATCGCACTGTTACTAATCACCAGATAGCCATATTGCTTCCCAAACAATAAACTTCGACTCTCTACTCTCACGGCTGGCAAACTGTCACCGAACAGCTGATACGTACCGCGGAATACGTGAAATTAAACTAGACTATCGGCCGTGTACGGAAACGTAATATTATGAGGAAACAGTTCGTTCCGTATATTATAGATGTCGCATAATATGCTATTCTCAATTACcgcgaatatttgaattttaaaactgattcaattttaaaataaatttgataataaatttaattaaacttatgatttatttaatattcaattacatatttaatttttaattttataaaaatatataaaatataaaatataaattagcaataataaaacaaaagatttttcatagaTGATGAAATATCGATCTCGCAACAAATGTgcaataaaattctctttatgATAAGATGTAAGGGTTAAAGACCATAGATAATAGAATCTTGTTTCTACACGCTGCAGGGTATTTTACGATATAAAGAAACTTTCaatgttatatttagaaattttttttaagaataaatgttttagacaaaataagtttattaaaaattgttcgatttttgttttatttataaaatagatattttaaaaaaacaaacttttttaattgtcaaaataattttgtaatgaaaaatatataatttatagtttcgTGTTGTGATATAACGActaatcaaatcaaaatataaaataatcttttgaaaaataaaaagtatatttgaattaaaaactatggatcaaaagatttaaaatttaaatttaaaatatcatttataaaattataaatatcttgtaaaatcattagtgtatatttatattaatagttcatattattaatttataaaaattttgagataaataatataaacagtaAATCCAGTTTcattagtaaataattaagataaatttatcgatcgtcTGAAATAAATCTGAAACGAGTCAAAACATACAGAGAACGTGAATCATAATAGTTAAGATTTCAACAAACCGAGTATTGTGTCACAATCAGAATACATACTTTTGCTTTGCAAAATCATTATTGGAGGATACATCGCACAGTCGTGCCCACTATGTTATGTAATCATTTATGATAACCATATCATAAGCCACACAGTCGAGCCTCCAAATACGTCAATGCATACGCAATTTTCTCTCTAATATGTGTACATTTTACATTGTCCACATGTACATTTAtgcaaaatgtattaaaattctgTGACATCGAGTCAAAGTTATCAGAATTGAGAAAATTGAGAATtgagaacgaaaaaaagaagaataaaagggGGCAGAACGTTAACAATTTCGTGGAATTGCTTAGTTAAAAAATACCATATTGAAAACATATTTCAGTTGTatctttaatcatattttctttttgtagtTTAGACAGTacgtttattctattttaataaagattttcctGTATGCAGTACTAATTTTtgctatgatttttatatctgttatttttctcttttaattcattgttttattgcatttaataTAGTATAGTGGCTGATTTCAGATGTTGttgtgtttcattttttcttattttcacattaatatttgaattaattacagTGAAATTTAAGTAAGAAAATAAGATGAAAAGGAACTAGAGGAAAAAATGACgtctttaaagaatatatttcaatcagcCTTTCATCTTTCTTATTACGATGGAATAATTATCGGTCAaagtattagaaaaaaaataataaaaaaagattcgataaCGTGCTCCTTATCTCTCTTTGTTTATGCTTATCTGAAAACTTCAccgataaataatgtaaatatcatTCGgatttttgcatataatttcggaaatatttgtttgctCAACGATACCGTTAAAAAACTGTTTTATTGTCTCTGTTGCGTGCATTGCGATATCTTTTCGATGCAATAATTATcgtatacattattattcgtgtattaaaaaatttttctcgataaaaaagaaacaccaTGAGCTTTGGAGTTTAAGATACGTCACGAGCTTTAAAACCCAA encodes:
- the LOC107997259 gene encoding PHAF1 protein CG7083 translates to MLELEVVPERSLGCEQWEFILGMHFSQSVSIIQSQVGIIRGVQVLYSDSNPLDVDLVINLPHDGVRLIFDPVVQRLKIIEIYNMKLVKLKYCGLPFNSPEVLPSIEQIEHSFGATHPGVYDSDKQVFVLNFRGLSFYFPIDSKFQPGYAHGLGSLQFPNGTSPLVAKTAIYVGNMGAGGGSDEHNLKAPPPPLPLVCYHNNLYLEKADVIRDKMRTRGLKLHLFTEGSSVTRVLLEPKKRCLTKEVLFGDTCEDVLSALGAPSRVFFKAEDKMRIHSPHAHKRDKIRRSDFFYNYFTLGLDVLFDAKTQCVKKFVLHTNYPGHYNFNMYHRCEFSLTLPPENNSTESGKLIDVSPSPVTITAYTKWDRISEQLKASARPVVLNRASSTNTTNPFGCTFCYGIRDAIVEVMANQHIASVTLYRAV